The window cttcctggaggcggTGGCCCAGCTGCCTTTCATGTCCCCAGATCTCAGAAAACTTCTACTTTGACCTGAACTCGGACTCTATGAAGGGGCTGCTGCGGGCCCATGGCACCCACCCCGCCATCTCCACCCTGGCCCGCTCCGCCATCTTCTCCGTGACCTACCCTTCGCCCGACATCTTCCTGGTCATCAAGGTGCCCGCTGGGGCTGGGTCAGGGGGTGATAATGGTAAACGCCAGAGGGTGGTCCCTGCTTTCATGGAAGAGGATGGCCAGGTCACCAAGAAGGGTGATCAAGTCTCTTGTGGGGGAAGCACAGGCAGCTGGGTAGCCCAGAGGAAGCTCCTGACCCAACCCAGGTAGGGAGAAATCACGGAGGGCTTCTGTGGAGAGGTGACTGCTAAGCCGGGACCCATGAGTGGGCGGCCTGGCACGTGCAGATGGACATTTAGAATGTTTTTTAAGTTGAGAGTTTTTCAGTTTATTAGGGAAGAAGGACCTAGTTGGCACATTTGTGTGAGATTTTCTGTGTCTAGGAGTGGGCTCAAATTTCCTTCCCCAAGACGTTCAGTTGGGTTACACTAATGACACTAATTGAGCGCCTACAGGCAGGCGCTGCTCATGGTCAGTCAGACTACACGGGGATTCCCACCTTTAACCTCACCGCAGCCTCAGGAGGTGGGGGTTGCTGTggcctccattttgcagatggggaaactgaggtacagaatgGGTTAGGGACCTATTTAGGCTCCCACAGCCCCCAAGTGGTCAGGATTGGCATCCGGCCATGCTTGGAGTGGCCTCTTTGtatattaacaaaaatatcaaTGTAGAGAAAATATGGAGACTTGGGTTTGGAGTGGGttcaaaggggaggggagggggcagctggcCAGGCAAGCCAACTGCTAGTGCTCAATCCGGAGGACAGTGGGAGCCATGGGAGGTGTTGGAGCGAGAGCCCTAGCTGGATGGAGTGTCTGAGGGCCGACGAGGGGGCCAGGCGATTGGAAatggggtgggaggttggggtcCGGACAAGGCCTCActggccctgcctgccccctcaGTTGGAGAAAGTATTGCAGCAGGGGGACATCAGCGAGTGCTGCGAGCCCTACATGGTGATGAAGGAGGTGGACACGGCCAAGGTAAGCCTGGGGAGGCTGGGCGGGGTGGTGAAGGGGTCACCGGGCAGGGTAGGCCTGGGGCACTGAGCTTGTGGGGTGGGTTGGGGGCCCTCCCCACAGAACAAAGAGAAGCTGGAGAAGCTGCGTCTAGCGGCGGAGCAGTTCTGCACCCGCCTGGGCCGCTACCGCATGCCCTTCGCCTGGACCGCGGTCCACCTGGCCAACATCGTGAGCAGCGCGGGGCAGCCGGACCGCGACTCGGACTCCGAGGGCGGTGAGGAGGCGGGGCTGCCTGGCCAGGGGCGGGGCtactgggaggggaaggggcgccctctgctggccggACTTGGTACAAGGTCGAGTCTCCGTGTCTCTCTGGCACTCCCCGCCTCCCATTCATCTCTGccccctccatctccatcacTGCCTCCCCTAGAGCGCCGACCTGCCTGGACTGACCGCCGCCGGCGTGGGCCCCAGGATCGGACAAGTAGTGGGGATGACACCTGCAGCTTCTCTGGATTCCGCCCAGCCACGCTAACTGTCACCAACTTCTTTAAGCAGGTGCCATGgccgtggggctgggggagggtttCCCAGGGATAAGCCCCGTTACCCCGCTATGGGCGCACGGGCCCCAGGGACCCAGTTTACGTGGGCATGTCCCGTGCAGGAGGCCGAGCGGCTCAGTGATGAGGACCTCTTCAAGTTCCTGGCTGACATGCGGCGCCCGTCTTCTGTCCTGCGGCGCCTGCGGCCCGTGACTGGTGCGTGGTGCACCCCGTAAATAAGAGCTGGCACTTCCATGCAGTCACTTAGCAAACCCACACTGAGCACCTGCACTGCCAGGCCCCGGGGACCCACAGGGGACCGGATGCACAAATCCTTGACGTCAGGGGCTGGATCTTTAATGGGCATCATAGACAAGAAACATAATAAGACAGATAGTGGGTCAAATGGGGGACATGGTGGCAGTGGGGACGTGGGTCCTGAGGGTAGAGCTGATCGAATGTGGAGGCAAGGTACAGCAATCGAGGGTGACTTCTGGCCTTAGCACCTGAAGGACAGCCACTAGAGGGCATCATGGAAAAGTCAGAGCCCCAgccctgaagcccagagagggtggggctggggctgggaggctcCTGGGCAGGTGCAAACGcgctcctctctccccagcccagcTCAAGATCGACATTTCCCCGGCCCCTGAGAACCCACACTTCTGCCTCTCCCCGGAGCTGCTTCATGTCAAGCCCTACCCAGACCCCAGGGGCCGGCCCACCAAGGAGATCCTGGAGTTCCCTGCCCGTGAAGTCTATGCCCCCCACACAAGCTACAGGTAcagcccccagggcccagctgggCACTTGAATGGGGGGGTATTCAGGCATCATGCAGAGCAAGGTACCGTTTctcccagacacacacagacacccggAGTGAGATACCACTACTCCGCTTTAATGGAGGGGTGTGTACGCATGAAGGGTCCCAtgccctgcctccacccctccacacacacatgtCCTCTGTCTGTGTCCCCGCCTGCTTCCGTCTCTCCTCCGTGGCCAGAAGCAGGCCCCGGCACCCTGGCCGACCCCAGGGGCAGGCAGCTCCTCTTTGTGCAGGGGCCGCGTGGGGCATGGCAGCGCCCGTCCGTGTAGACTGGTCTTCAGTTCCACCCAGGCAGGCTCAGGCCGGGAGCGCCGCTGTATGGAGTCTGGAAGGGAGATGAGGCTCAGCCAAGGCAAAGGGGCCcccatccaggtgccctgtacGCCTCCCATCCAGCGGCCCCACCCAACCAGtcccctccagcctcacctctccTGGATCTGTCGTAGCCGATGCTGCTGTGCGGCCATCTCCCGCCTCTGTCGCTGCACGTGGCCTGTGAGCGCCCACACGATGTGGCTCTGCTTGTCAGCGTGGGCCTGTGGGGTCAGGACAGAAACCTCAGCTGGGGCCCACTcacctcccatcccccaaccctgcATCTGTATGACCTAACAAGTCACTGCTACTCTGTGGCCTCAACttccccatctgttaaatggggatgaCAGAAGACTTGCTTCATGGGGGGGTTATAAGCATGATACGGATTATTAAGAGGCATGGCTGGGTAGTTCCTGGGCGCTCAAGAAACACTACCAGTTACTCTGATAGTATACATTTGTTGAGTAACTTCCATAGCCCCTGCCCCATGCTGAGTATTTTATCTGTGTTGAGTCCCTGTCTCTGCTCTGAGATGTGAATTGTTGCCCTTATttgcaaatggggaaactgaggcatgggaaGGGACCAGGgttttgcccagggtcacatagaTTAGAGGCCATGGCACTGGGAGGCTGATCTGGAGATGTCTCTGGGACTCAAGGCTCAGAAGCGAGTTCTTTGTGGGAAATCAGAGTCTCCACTCCACCAGGGCCAGGAGGCTCTTACCTTTAAGGCCTCAAATTCTTGCTGGGCACGGCCCAGCCAAGCGCCCCTCAGCTGGACTTCCAGCCGCTGCATGCTCTCCCGCAGCACTTGTTGTCCCTGGGCCACCTCCCCTAGCGCCTGGGCCGTGGCCTCTGCTTGCAGCTTCAGAGCATCCTCCTCCATCTGAGCAATAAATAGTGGATGTTAGTAGGACGACCAACTTGTCTTTGTTTGCCTGGGACTTGCTTAATTTTAACACTGAAAGTCCTATATTCCAGGGATGCCACCCCCCCCAATCCTGGGCAAACCCAGTTGGTTACCCTAGACAACTCCACCGCAAACTCCTACCCACCCCACGATGCCCCACCTGCAGTGCCCACCTGCATCTCCAACAGGCTTGTGCGTAGCTCCTGGGCTGCATCCCGGCCCCGGCTGACCTCCTGCCCCAGAAGGCCCAGCACACGGCCATAGAGGCCCAGGCTGTGCCCAGCCTTTGTCAGCCGTGCCTCTGTGGCCCTGTACACACCGTTGAGGGCCTGACCCAGCTGCAGGGCCCCGTGGAAGAGGAGGGTCAGCTCCTCATGTTGTGCCAGCTCCAGGCCCCCGACGGGCGCTGCAGAGGCGGGCCGGGCCACCGTGGCcagagcacacagtaggcacAGTGCGAGCTTGGGCATGGCTGAGGCTCTGAGGGTGCAGCCACGGTACCACTGCCACCAGCTTTTATGCCCCAGCACCCCGTTAACCCCCGGTCAATCGTTAACCGGCCAGCTGGACACCCCGGGTTGTGCAAGGGCCTGGCGGTGGCGCGGCAGTTGCATCAGGCGAATGTCCGGTGAGGCCACGCTGAGATCACGCCGGCTGGGGCTTGGGGCCAGCTGTGGACTGGGGGGCACTGGTTGAGGACAGGCCCAGGCCCCGCCGGGGAAACCTGAAgctcggagcctcagtttccccgcccGTGGAAGGGACGACAACAGTAACAGACATGGTAGCCATAGCAGTGAGGATAGTGAGCATCTTAGCTCGGatggtttgggggaggggtgcagggggcaGAGATTCTCCCAAGGCCGCACAGCCTGACTGCAGGCCCCGTGTGTGCCCCGGATCAGGGCTAGCTGCCATTTCTGCTCCTTGGATGACTGTGGGCAGGTGCCTCTATTCTCcccccgcaacacacacacatacaccgtAAAATGGGAGGAGCGTTCCTCCCCCCTCTTCGGCTGCTTGGAGAAGTAACTGAGTTGTTTCTCATGCTGAGCGCTTAGAACAGAGCTGGGCCTGCAGTAGGTTCCATGTTAACGTTTGGTACAATCCTTGTCGCTCcccttgttttcttattactgGTATTGTTATGAAGGCTAAGCTGGGAGGCTCAATGCCCCCGTtatacagatagggaaactgaggccc of the Halichoerus grypus chromosome 1, mHalGry1.hap1.1, whole genome shotgun sequence genome contains:
- the ANGPTL8 gene encoding angiopoietin-like protein 8, whose amino-acid sequence is MPKLALCLLCALATVARPASAAPVGGLELAQHEELTLLFHGALQLGQALNGVYRATEARLTKAGHSLGLYGRVLGLLGQEVSRGRDAAQELRTSLLEMQMEEDALKLQAEATAQALGEVAQGQQVLRESMQRLEVQLRGAWLGRAQQEFEALKAHADKQSHIVWALTGHVQRQRREMAAQQHRLRQIQERLHTAALPA